The Methanocaldococcus infernus ME region GTTTGTTGATAAAGCCTTAGAGCTTGTTAAAAGAGGAGGGGTTATACATTACTACACAATAGGGAAAGATTTTAATGAAGCTATAAAGTTATTTGAAAGTAAGTGTAACTGTTCTTTATTGTTTAAGAGAGTTGTTAAGAGCTATTCTCCTAAGGAATATGTTTTAGCCTTAGATTTTTTAATTGAAGAGTGAAATAATGAAATTCTTAGAAAAGATTAGAAAAGAGGAGAGCTTAAAAAACTTAATTGAGAGAAGAAAGAGAATTTTTAAGAGAGTTAGGGATGAAGTTATTAAAGAGTATTTAAGGGAGATGCCCTTAAATCTAAATAAATTTTTATATAACTATTATACAGGAGGAATTATAAAGAAGTATCCTGAGGACTTTATAGTTGAGGAGATAACTCCTGACAAGAAAATTTTAGAGGTTGGGAAGAGTATAGAGTTTAAAGATGTTGATAACTGGAAAGGAAGCTTTATACACTTCACCTTAGAAAAGAAAAATTGGACTACCTTAGATGCTATAAGGGAGATAGCCAACAGGTTAGGGGTTCCAAGGAAACACTTTGGCTTTGCTGGGAATAAGGATAAGTATGCTGTAACCACTCAAAGAGTTGGCTGTTTTAACATAAAGTTGGAGAAGTTGAAGAGCTTAAAAATAAAGAATATAGTGTTAAGGGACTTTCAAAAGGTTAATTGGAAAATCAAGTTAGGAGATTTATGGGGAAACAGATTTACAATAAGGGTTAGAGAGCCTGAAAAGGATTTAGAAAATTTAGAGATGAGCTATTTTTTAAACTACTATGGAATTCAAAGGTTTGGGACAACAAGGCCTATAACCCATGTTGTAGGCAAATTTATCATTGAGAGAGATTGGGAGAGAGCTTTTTATTTGTACTGTGGAACTCCATTAAGATTTGATGATGAGAAGTCAAGGATAGCAAGGGAGTTAGTTGATGAAGGAGAATTTAAAGAAGCTTATAAACTTTTCCCAAGATGCTTTTTTTATGAGAGGAAGATGATTAAGAGGGTTATAGAAACTGGAGATTACAAAAAAGCTTTTCTAATCTTACCTCCATATCTTAGGTGTATGTTTGTTAATGCCTACCAATCTTATTTATTCAATGAGTTAATAAATAGAAGATATGAATATGGCTTCTCCCCCTATGAAGGGGATATTTTAATTAATAATATTCCCACTGGAGCCTTATTTGGCTATAAATTTGAGTTTGCCTCTGGCTTACAGGGGGAGCTTGAGAGAGAGCTATTTGAAGAAGAGAACTTAAGCAGGGAGAAGTTTAAAATAGAGGACTTTGGCTATTTCCAAG contains the following coding sequences:
- the truD gene encoding tRNA pseudouridine(13) synthase TruD is translated as MKFLEKIRKEESLKNLIERRKRIFKRVRDEVIKEYLREMPLNLNKFLYNYYTGGIIKKYPEDFIVEEITPDKKILEVGKSIEFKDVDNWKGSFIHFTLEKKNWTTLDAIREIANRLGVPRKHFGFAGNKDKYAVTTQRVGCFNIKLEKLKSLKIKNIVLRDFQKVNWKIKLGDLWGNRFTIRVREPEKDLENLEMSYFLNYYGIQRFGTTRPITHVVGKFIIERDWERAFYLYCGTPLRFDDEKSRIARELVDEGEFKEAYKLFPRCFFYERKMIKRVIETGDYKKAFLILPPYLRCMFVNAYQSYLFNELINRRYEYGFSPYEGDILINNIPTGALFGYKFEFASGLQGELERELFEEENLSREKFKIEDFGYFQGGRRKMLEKIYNLTYKVEENSYILRFCLKRGCYATSVLRELLREDYASYKVA